A single region of the Amphiura filiformis chromosome 7, Afil_fr2py, whole genome shotgun sequence genome encodes:
- the LOC140156442 gene encoding monocarboxylate transporter 13-like — MTKSKDNATSWVVLGAVTFSIFLEIGVVKSFSVLLPAIKEQFETYTWVVGSAVAISHGWGSVIGLSASALVNKLGPRVCIMMCGLVSTIGLIICACAPNALVLLLGLILTGFLYLQEIVAIGVIPEYFDKYYTTAVAVYLCGSGFGMILMPLLTQLFLDIYGWRGALLLLSGLCLHSLPCGAMLYQNITEDKVPKEKTNLLISKTGSSNATDSSDIPDPSNTAKLFRGIFCSPLLTNLSFNAQVLVPAIAWGYTFTGWLIYIVSFSLSNGTTMREASIVGTCGGIGLTAIRTILPPLNKVINYKQLMHISSLISAFALALTITFNTFIGMCLMSVLFGTGHGILAVELYIAIKEITDEKEYLRAVAWVNLINGFAAIISGFMTGWLFDITGSFVASFGVLAAISLLTTVSLGFEDIWSGFKNRHRSAAI, encoded by the exons ATGACTAAAAGTAAAGACAACGCTACCTCATGGGTCGTTTTGGGCGCAGTGACTTTCTCAATCTTTCTAGAAATAGGTGTTGTCAAGAGTTTCAGTGTCTTACTACCAGCGATCAAGGAACAGTTTGAAACCTATACATGGGTGGTTGGATCCGCTGTGGCGATCAGTCACGGATGGGGCAGTGTAATTG GTTTATCCGCGAGTGCTCTTGTAAACAAACTTGGTCCACGAGTTTGCATAATGATGTGTGGCTTGGTGTCAACCATAGGACTCATTATCTGCGCATGTGCACCAAATGCACTTGTACTACTTCTTGGTTTGATACTAACTG GATTTTTGTATCTTCAAGAAATCGTCGCCATAGGAGTCATTCCAGAATATTTCGATAAATACTACACTACTGCAGTTGCTGTATATTTATGCGGTTCTGGGTTTGGAATGATATTGATGCCTCTTTTAACACAATTATTTCTGGATATTTATGGATGGAGAGGAGCTTTGCTTTTATTAAGTGGACTATGTCTGCATTCACTTCCATGTGGAGCAATGTTATATCAAAATATAACTGAAGATAAAGTGCCTAAAGAGAAAACCAACCTTCTTATTTCAAAGACCGGATCATCCAACGCAACCGACTCCAGTGACATTCCTGATCCTTCTAACACTGCTAAGTTATTTCGTGGTATATTTTGTTCACCACTGCTCACTAATCTATCCTTCAATGCGCAAGTTCTTGTTCCCGCCATTGCATGGGGCTATACGTTCACTGGGTGGTTAATATACATTGTGTCTTTCTCCTTATCCAACGGAACTACAATGAGAGAAGCTTCTATTGTGGGAACATGTGGGGGAATTGGACTCACAGCAATTAGAACGATATTACCGCCTTTAAACAAAGTAATCAATTACAAACAATTGATGCACATATCGTCGTTAATATCAGCATTTGCTTTAGCCCTGACAATTACTTTCAACACATTTATTGGAATGTGCTTGATGTCAGTGCTCTTTGGAACTGGACATGGCATCTTAGCAGTAGAACTGTACATTGCCATCAAAGAAATTACCGATGAGAAAGAATACCTTCGTGCCGTTGCCTGGGTTAATTTGATCAATGGATTTGCAGCTATAATAAGTGGCTTTATGACAG GCTGGTTGTTCGACATCACAGGAAGTTTCGTAGCATCATTTGGCGTGTTAGCAGCAATTTCTTTGTTGACAACAGTATCACTTGGATTTGAAGACATTTGGAGCGGTTTTAAGAACAGACACCGAAGTGCTGCTATTTAA